The following coding sequences lie in one Pelecanus crispus isolate bPelCri1 chromosome 27, bPelCri1.pri, whole genome shotgun sequence genomic window:
- the FDX2 gene encoding ferredoxin-2, mitochondrial, with translation MAASMAAASGGFVTRRLLRGAARGLSGGRAAAEEPEGAVVNVVFVDRAGRHVPVRGRVGDNVLHLAQRHGLELEGACEASLACSTCHVYVSAPHLERLPAPDEREDDLLDQAPLLQENSRLGCQILLTPELEGAHFVLPKVTRNFYVDGHVPKPH, from the exons ATGGCGGCGTCCAtggcggcggcgagcggcggcTTCGTGACGCGGCGGCTgctgcggggagcggcgcggggccTGAGCGGCGGCAGGGCCGCGGCGGAGGAGCCCGAGGGCGCCGT GGTGAACGTCGTCTTCGTGGACCGGGCGGGGCGTCACGTCCCGGTGCGGGGCCGCGTCGGGGACAACGTGCTGCACCTGGCGCAGCGGCAcgggctggagctggagg GCGCCTGCGAGGCCTCCCTGGCCTGCTCCACCTGCCACGTCTACGTCAGTGCCCCCCATCTCGAGCGGCTCCCGGCCCCCGACGAGCG GGAAGACGACCTGCTGGACCAGGCCCCGCTGCTGCAGGAGAATTCGCGCCTGGGCTGCCAGATCCTGCTGACGCCGGAGCTGGAGGGAGCCCACTTCGTCCTCCCCAAGGTCACCCGCAACTTCTACGTGGACGGCCACGTCCCCAAACCCCACtga
- the LOC142596149 gene encoding guanylate-binding protein 7-like — protein sequence MASEILMPVPVCLIENSPRKGLVVREEARQVLSEVTQPVVVVAIAGPYRTGKSYLMNRLARQRKGFPLACSVRSHTKGIWMWCLPHPSRPGHTLVMLDTEGLGDVEKGNNTNDAWLFVLTVLLSSTLMYNSRGTIDQQAVDQLHCVMKLTELVRLKAAPKESEDELADSERFVLFFPTFVWAVRDFTLQLEMDGQEISEDEYLENALKLKAGSSPETQCYNQPRECIRQFFPERKCFVFEQPASRRELVHLEELQDDEINPQFQEQVEKFCSYVWQKSPPKTIPGGHIITGTLLGKLAEIYVEAVRSGEVPCVESAALALAKTENAAAVKAAVTLYQDLMEQRAQLPMETVQELLELHRQCEREALELFMARAFMDNICDFQEDLIHQVKAVKEKFCMDNEQASRDKCEAALGNLSQDMQRRLSDGAYHVSGGYELFRGDQQALVEKYRELPGKGVKADAVLQEFLQSREALAKSILSADRSLTEKDKEMKSAQEQHERAEQEREVQRKREAEDKQKMQEQLRSCEEHILQLKKKLEDHREKQQEKHRKMIRRKPQEVSVLLKEGLPEKANRLHVVTLRLEQENRSIWHEIMSFIRRIALLLFGAVCSLFCV from the exons ATGGCATCTGAAATCCTCATGCCGGTGCCCGTCTGCCTCATTGAGAACAGCCCGAGGAAGGGGCTGGTGGTCCGGGAGGAGGCCCGGCAGGTGCTGTCGGAGGTCACGCAgcctgtggtggtggtggccatcGCAGGGCCGTACCGCACTGGCAAGTCCTACCTCATGAACAGGCTGGCTCGTCAGAGGAAAG GTTTCCCCTTGGCCTGCAGCGTGCGGTCCCACACCAAAGGTATCTGGATGTGGTGTCTACCTCACCCCAGCCGGCCTGGCCACACTCTGGTGATGCTGGACACTGAAGGGCTGGGCGACGTGGAGAAG GGCAACAACACGAATGATGCGTGGCTCTTTGTGCTAACCGTACTGCTCTCCAGCACCCTGATGTACAACAGCAGAGGCACCATTGACCAGCAAGCCGTGGACCAGCTGCA CTGTGTAATGAAGCTGACCGAGCTTGTCAGGTTGAAAGCAGCACCCAAGGAGAGCGAAGATGAACTGGCGGATTCAGAAAGATTTGTCCTCTTCTTCCCGACTTTTGTCTGGGCTGTCCGGGATTtcaccctgcagctggagatggaTGGGCAGGAAATCTCTGAGGACGAATACTTGGAGAACGCGCTGAAGCTAAAGGCCG GTAGCAGCCCGGAGACCCAATGCTACAACCAGCCCCGGGAATGCATCCGCCAGTTCTTTCCGGAGCGCAAGTGCTTTGTTTTTGAGCAACCGgccagcaggagggagctggtCCACTTGGAGGAGCTTCAGGATGATGAGATCAATCCCCAGTTCCAGGAGCAGGTGGAGAAGTTCTGCAGCTATGTCTGGCAAAAGTCTCCACCCAAGACCATCCCTGGTGGCCACATCATAACAGGGACCT TGCTGGGGAAACTGGCGGAGATCTACGTGGAGGCCGTCCGGAGCGGGGAAGTGCCGTGCGTGGAGAGTGCGGCGCTCGCCCTGGCAAAGACTGAGAACGCAGCGGCAGTGAAAGCGGCTGTGACGTTGTACCAGGATCTGATGGAGCAGCGGGCACAGCTGCCGATGGAGACTgttcaggagctgctggagctgcacagACAGTGCGAGCGGGAGGCGCTGGAGCTGTTCATGGCACGGGCATTCATGGACAACATCTGCGATTTCCAGGAAGATCTCATA CACCAGGTAAAGGCAGTCAAGGAGAAGTTCTGCATGGACAACGAGCAGGCATCCCGTGACAAGTGCGAGGCTGCTCTCGGGAACCTCTCCCAAGACATGCAGAGACGACTCAGTGATGGTGCCTACCACGTGTCAGGCGGTTACGAGTTGTTCAGAGGAGACCAGCAGGCACTGGTGGAGAAATATCGGGAGCTGCCTGGCAAGGGGGTGAAG GCTGATGCTGTCCTGCAGGAGTTCCTCCAAAGCAGAGAGGCTCTGGCCAAAAGCATCCTCAGCGCAGACCGCTCCCTCACAGAGAAGGACAAGGAGATGAAAA GTGCGCAAGAGCAGCATGAGAGAGctgagcaggagagggaggtgcagaggaagagggaggctgAAGACAAACAGAAGATGCAGGAGCAGTTACGCAGCTGTGAAGAGCacattcttcagctgaaaaagaagCTGGAGGATCACCgtgagaagcagcaggagaagcacAGGAAGATGATCAGGCGTAAACCACAG GAGGTGAGCGTGTTGCTCAAAGAAGGCTTACCTGAAAAAGCCAACCGCCTGCACGTGGTGACCTTGAGGCTGGAGCAGGAAAATCGCAGCATCTGGCATGAGATCATGTCCTTCATCAGACGAATTGCACTGTTGCTGTTTGGCGCTGTGTGTTCCCTGTTCTGTGTCTGA